GGAAAAGACGCAGACGGTTGAGTCCGTATCTATATACCGCGGCGGGGATTATCGTAGCAGCTGGCGTAGCAGGTAAAATGATCACCAATCCGCAACTGAAGAACACCGCGCAGAGTGCTTCGGGTTATGGGACAAGTGCCTCCAGTGCTGCCGCGAGCAGTGGTACAAAAAGTGCCACTAAGCAAGGGACGAGTCAGGCGAGTCACACGGATGCATACAGCGCACAAAACAGCGCCGCGACGTCGGCCGATGATGCGTCTGTGAAGCTCACGTACATCACCATGGATTCAACGAGCAGCGGCTGGGCCGTTGACTCCAGGGGCCGACTGCTACACTCTGTCGACAATGGACACACATGGGAGAATGTTACGCCACAGGGTGTCCAGTTATCGCTTGACCGTTCATCGGGTGGGACATCCGTTGTAGCCGATTGGCAAAAGAGTGTGGCAGGTTTTTCACCGAAAGATGACAGCGGAACGATTTATACCACGCACAACAGCGGCCAAACGTGGACGAAAGGACACGTGGCAGTGTCGACCGACAGTCGTGTAGAACAGATCCAATTCGTGAACACGGATACGGGATTCGCTGTTGTCCAGGCCAACCTTGTAGCAAGCGGCCAGTTCGAGCTATGGCGGACAGATGATGGCGGATCGACATGGAAACGCATATTTGCAAGCGACGACGGCGCGCATGTGCAGGCAAGTGTCAACATTCACCGGAACGATCTCGTCTCCTTCAGCAGCCCCACGAATGGGTGGCGCCTCGCTCAGGGGACCAAAACGCAGCAGCTGACCGTCCAGAGGACGATCGACGGTGGACGGACATGGCACGTTTGGCGTGGCACATTGCCCGTACCAAAACAATTGCAAGCTGGTACAGCGGAGCTTGATGTCTTGCCAATATTCTGGGGACCAAATGGCATCTGGCCCGTTGAATACCGAATGCCGGGAAAGTCTGGGAGCGCGTATGTGGAAGTGTACAAGACAACGGACGGTGGATCGTCATGGCAAGCCACTACGCCACTCGCTAACCCGGGCGGTAGCGACCTGTATTTCGCGACCCCGAGCTTGGGTTTCCTCGTTGAACATACTACAAACCGTATGGAACGCACGGTGGACGGTGGCGAAAGCTGGACCACGATTCCGACTGCAGAGAATCTGGCGAGACTTTCCACTTTGACTTTCACCGACGCGAATCATGGCTACGCCATTGTTGTCCCGCAGCCGGGCAATAACGGGGCTCTGCTCGAAACACATGATGGCGGTAGAACGTGGCAGAATGCCCAACCGTGGTTGCAAGCACCACGAAACAATCAGAAGTAACCCATTGAGGAACGTACATGGGAAGCACAGCCCATTGCGTTCCTCTTTTGAGACTGCCCCGCTCCCGTCGCGAGATGATACAGAGGCAGTCGACATCGATTGGGGAATGATATTCCGCTCCGCCCCCGAGGTATCGTGCAGTCCCGCAGCCCCGCAGCCATCGCAGCCTCGACATATCCGTGCTCTATCTCTCCACTCTCCGTTGCAAATATAAGCGTCCTATGTTTACTATATTAGTGAGTGATTACTCACTTTTGTTTTTAGGAGTGGATGACATGCTCGACATCCAGATGGATAGTAAGAAGACCGGTGGTATCCAGGTCAGTCATGTGGACCGAATGTTTGGCAAGAAACTTGTGTTACACGACATCAGTCTCGAAGTAGAAAACGCGGAGATATTCGGGCTCTTGGGACCGAGCGGATCCGGCAAGACGACACTTGTCAAACTAATCGCCGGGATCGATCAAGCGACAAGGGGAACCATTGTCGTAAAAGGCGTACAGATGCCACGGCGAACTATGCTTCAGAACATCGGCTACATGGCTCAGTCTGACGCTTTGTACGGGGAACTGACGGCGAGAGAAAATCTGGATTTTTTCGCGTCGTTATTCGGTCTCTCCGGCAAGGAGAAAAAACACCGAATGGAAGAAGTCATGGAGCTTGTCAATCTCACTGATTCCATGAAGAAACTGGTATCTGCGTATTCAGGGGGAATGAAGCGACGCCTGTCACTCGCCATTGCCGTACTGCATCGGCCCGACGTGTTGATCTTGGATGAGCCGACGGTCGGGATCGATCCCGTCCTGCGAATGGCCATCTGGGATGAATTCCGCACCATGAGTGAACAGGGAACCACCATCATTGTCACCACCCACGTCATGGACGAAGCAGATAAGTGTCACCGTCTGGGTATGATTCGCGACGGACGACTGATGGCAGTGGGAACACCCGACGAGCTCAAGGCGAATACACATTCCAGCACGGTCGAAGAAGCATTCCTCGTTTACGGAGGTGCACAGCAATGAGAGTTCGTGCTCTTGTGATCCGGATATGCCGTCAATTTTTACATGACAAACGAACACTGGCTCTCATGTTTGCGGCACCGCTCCTTATCTTGACCCTCGTTTCGCTCGTGTTTAACGGAAGTACTGTTCATCCTAAAATAGGGTTGGTGGACGTACCAACTGCAATGACGCAGCGTTTGTCCCAAGAGAACGTGGACTTGTCGACATATTCCTCCGCCACAAGTGCGCTGGACGCACTGAAAAAACAGACCATTGACGCGTATATTGATGTGCACAACGGCACCCCGCACGTGATGTTGGAGGGAAGCGACCCGACCAAAAATAAAACGATACTGCTCGACATCCAAAAAGTCGCCCAGTCGACCACTGGGCTGGAGAACCGTCAAATACAACCGGATGTGGCGTATCTGTATGGATCGGCTAACATGTCCACATTTGACAACTTCGGTCCCGTTCTCATCGGCTTCTTCGCATTCTTCTTCGTCTTTTTGATAGCGGGTATATCGTTTCTCAAGGAACGGACCACAGGCACTTTGGAACGCCTTGTGGCCACACCGATCAAGCGTTTCGAAATCGTCTTGGGATACGTCGTGGGGTTCGGCATCTTCACCACAATTCAAGCTGTTCTCATCGCGTGGTTTTCCGTGGACGTGCTAGGAATGATGATGGCCGGCGGACTAATCAACCTGTTGCTGACCACCTTTCTGCTTTCGATGACCGCGCTGACATTCGGGGTCTTTTTATCCTCGTTTGCCAATTCAGAGTTTCAAATGATACAGTTCATCCCCATTGTCATCGTACCGCAGGTATTTTTCTCGGGGCTCTTTAACATCGACACCATGGCACCGTGGCTTCGGTGGTTGAGCAAAATCATGCCTCTTCACTATGGCGCAGATGCCATGCGAAACGTCATGATTCGGGGGAAAGGCTTTACTGATATCGCCGTTGATTTGGCTGTCCTGCTCGGGCTCTCTATTGTCTTTATGATTCTCAATGTGGTGACGTTGCGAAAATACCGCAAAGTATAGTACGGTGTTCCTCGTACGAGTTGCTGGAGAATGCTTCATCCATTCTCCAGCGGACGTGACGAGTGAGGGATGCCGCATGGCCGACGAAATGGAACAATGGCTGTCTTCTCTTCTTCGTCTCAATGACGAAGAAGAGAAGATGACGGATAAGCAAATCAAAATCATCCAAGCTGCTGTGGAGATATTTGCTGAGAAGGGATACTCCGCGACGTCCACGAGCGAGATCGCCCAAAAAGCCGGCGTGGCAGAAGGTACGATTTTTCGTCATTACAAAACGAAGAAAGATCTCTTGATATCCATTGTCACACCCATCATGTCAAAGCTCGTAGCCCCATTTGTCCTTCGTGATTTCCACAAGGTACTCGAATCAGAGTACGAGCATTTCGAGGATTTTTTGCGGGCTGTGATGCGGAACCGACTTGAATTCGGCATGAAAAATGCGCCAATCATTAAAATTATGTTGCACGAAATTCCTTTTCACCCGGAACTGCAGAGTCAATTTAGGGAGCAAATTGTACCGAAAGTAGCTCAGCGTCTGGAGCGGATCGTAGAGCATTTTCAAGCGAACGGGGAACTGATTGACATGCCCCCTATGACGGTCATGCGGATGGGTGCATCTGTCATCATTGGGTACATTCTCACCCGTTGCATCATCAATCCGGAGAACAGTTGGAATGATGAAGAGGAAATCGAGCGTGCAGTGCAATTCATTATGCATGGATTGACACCAGTGCGGGGCTGAGGTCGGCATTTGGATGCTCGGACCACGGATTAACGGATCGAGCCGAAAGCAGGCAGAGACGGACGGGGTCTCTGCTGCCTCCAAACTGTATCAGACGGAGCATCAAATACGTTCTAAAATTTCTTTGATCTCTTCTGCTATAAGCTTCTGATACCCTGTGCCTTCCCCATATCGCCTCATAATCTCTTGCCTTGCCGCTTTAAGGTTTTCTTCATAGTCGGGTGCATTTTTGTCCGTGTTTGCGGACTTAAAAGCCACCATAGGTTCTTGAACATACTGTGGGCGTGGGCCCCAGCGACCAACCACGTCCCCCTGTGCGCTGACGAACAGAACGACCGGGATCGAACGTCCTCCCATGGTTAGAAACTCGTCCATGACATCCAAATGTTCTTCCATAACGAGCACTTCCGTAGGAATGTTCGCCGTTTCCATCAAACGAAAAATGGCCGGAACATTTCGAACGACGTCTCCGCACCAATCCGCCGCAATGATGGTGCAACGCAGATTGTCCGTGTGCGCTCCTTCAAAGAATCCACGAAGCGAACTATCCGGCCAGGAAAATTGGTTGTACCACGACTGAAATTGCTCTTGATTCTTGGTCATTTTGTCCACAAACTCCTGTGGCGACAGTCCTTGGCCAAACTTATGGCGCAGGTTAATGGTCATCTCTTTCACCTCACGTCAATTGTATCCCACGCGGTTCCATCGTGACAGACTCAGGACGACAGCGACGACAATCACGACACTGGCGACGGCCATCCACCCAATCAGGTGAGCTGGCGTCAAATGCAGCGACAAAGTCAAGCTGCCTGCTGCGAATCCGCCAAGGGGTACGAACAACGAGATGGCGGTCGCCCGTAGCCCAAATACGCTGCCATGGTACTCTTTCGGAACGAGCCGTTGCACTGTCGATCTCGCCAAAGGCGGAAACGCACCGAACACAAGCCCGGCAAGACCTGTTCCAGCACACAAGACGACGATGCTCTGAGATACCAGAAAAGGCGTGAGGCACAACGCCCAACCCACAACCAGCAACATGGGCAATTTCCGTGATCGGTACAAGTGACCCCACCAACCATAAATAGCAGCTCCGATGACCATTCCCAGCGCGTTGAGGCCGAGGAGATCTCCGAGCCACGTTGCAGGCCCCTGCAACTCCCGTTGGACTAGCATGGGGAACGATACGTCTAAGAGACCAAAACCGAAATTGAGCAAAAAGGCAAGCCCCGTGATACCGAGGACGACCGGCTGACGCACCAACCACTTTGCTCCGACCAACGCGTCCTGAAACCAGTTACTTCGGGAATGGCTCACCTGCTCCGCGCCTCTGTCAACCCCTGCATTCTGAACTTCGGGTTCAGGCAGACATGCCATGACAACCCCAGCCATGCAGAACGTTAGCGCATCAAGAAACAAGGCACCTGGCGAGCCCACTGACCGAATGAGAAGTGACCCGATGACAGGCCCCCCCAAGGCTGCACCCTGAAACACGATCTCGCTGACACTATTCGCACGTTCCAGACTTTCGTCCCGAACCAAGGAAGGCATAAGGACCATCCAACCAAGCTCTGTAAAGGGGGCCAGGAGTCCTGCCAAAATCAACAGGACGAGCCAGAGCCAGACGGGACTGTGAACCAGCAGAAGTACAGCGAGTACTGTCCAGATCAGAGCAAGTACGCCATTTGCAACGGCGATTCCAAGTTTTGCAGGCATCCTATCAAGCAAACTCCCAATAAACCAGTTTGCTGCGGCCGTACTGACACCGAACCCGATGGACAAGACCGATGCCCATTCCACCCCGTGGTTTTGAGCCACCGCACTCCACAAACATGCCATCCAGCCTGCTTGATTTCCAAGTGTGGAAATTCCGTCAGCGAACGTGAGGAACCAGAAACCCGTTTCGATTGACCTTTTATGCAATTGTTTCACCTCGTGTGGCGTCCCTTCGGACGCACTCCGTACTTCAAAGCCCATGAGGACAGCCGCACGAGAATTTAAATTGGACGATTCACAAGATTCAACTCCGCTACGTTCAAGTTAACCATAAATGTACCTATATTATGTTAGACAAATTCCAGCTTGTCCATCGCCACAGCACCTGTCACCAGGTGCTGACGGGAATCGCCAAATTAACAGGTTGCTGCCGCAGCATAACCGCCGCCGAAGGCAGGCACGAGCAAGAAGAAGAGAACGAAGATGATGAGGAATACAACAGCCCATTGCGTGTATCCACCGAAAACACCGTACATTTGCTTACCCCCTCGCTTGTGATGGTATATCCTACGTTGGCGTTACAAAAGCGGATAGGCGTATACCAGGGGCAATACCGTAATTTACATTGCCGGCTCATATCCACATGCTTGTACTCTGGACATGACCCAAATGATGTGACTACTAATTCGGCAAAAACGATATATACTGTAGATATAGAATGAAAGCGCTATCTTGTGTGGGTTGGCATCCGAGGAGGTCCGACTTGTGATCGAATGGAAATGGCTATATCGCGACAGCATTTCAGCCCTAAGGACGTCCAGTCGTAAGAACTGGTTCGACCTTTTTGTACGCCAATACATTCACCAGCACTGGGACCTTTTGTACAGCATTCACTTTAAACCGAAAGGATACAAGGAAAAGGCAGATGTCCTATCACGTATCAAGTCTGTAGGGTATGAACGATATACACAAGTTGCATCGTGCATCGGCGGTGATTTAAGCGAGTTCGAAAGAAACCTTCAAAGAAACACGCAAGGATTGCTGAAAAGGTTGAATGTATCCGACACGGAACAAGAGATTTACGTCATCACGGGGCTGGATGCAACCAATATTTACACGACGTCATACCAAAATCGATCCGTCACGGTACTCTGTCTCGAAGCGGCCGGCGGGCGCTTGAGCGACCTTGAATTGCTGGTGAGTCATGAATGCCATCACTTCGCTCGTCAAGCCAAAGTCAACCACAATATATTCGAGGCCAGTATCCATGAGCGCCTCGTTACAGAAGGCCTCGCATCTTGTTTCTCGGAAGAGGTTCAGCCGGGGCGTCCTGTTCATGAGTATTGTTATGTACCCGAGACAACCGTGGAATGGGTCGTACAAAACAGTGATCGAATCCAAGAGATCCTCGCGCAGCTTCCGGAGTCAGAAGCTATGAACTTACTATTTTCCCGGAGACCCACTTCTGTGTTGGTTGAGGAGGTGCCCAGTCGGACTGGGTATGTGTACGGGTATCAACTCGTCAAGCACTTTCTGGAGGAATCCGGCATCACGGCTCAATCTGCCGCCGACGTTCCATGGATGGATGTGTTTCCGTCCTATCGGGCGCCGTTTTCTGCTTGCGTAAGTCATTGACTGGCACATGACAGCACATGGCTGGCCGGTGGGCCCGTGACGTGTTGCCTATACACCGACAGCAGACACCATGGGTCGTTTACTCCACATCCGATATCCCTATAAATCGATCCCGATTGTCCGCCGTCGGCACCATGCACGCATCACGCCTTCCGAACCATCGGTAGCGATTGCGGGCAACATAATCATACACGGCGTCCCGAATGGAGCGGGGCACAATTATCAACGCATAAGCCAACGGCCATAACCCGTGGAGGCCACGAGTGATGTGCAGGGCTGCGCTCGACTTGACGTAGACCTTGCCACCCTTGATAAGCATGACGGAATCAAGAATCATACTATCCCTTCGTAACCCAACTGAGTTCACCAGGGCCTTCCCCACGTCTGACTGTAAGGCGGCAAAGCGGAATCGTTTTTTAGGGTCACGCGGAATGATAAACTGGACGGCTGAGTTGCAGAGATTACAAACGCCATCAAATAAAATAACTTCCCCATGTGTCATGTTCTAGACCCCTATATGACATTGCTGAAGTATTCGTCAACTCGTTAGCGAACCATCCCGATAACCTGAATCACCATACCCGCGATAAGCAGTACCAGTGAAAGGATTGCGGCAATTCGAGTCGGCGTGCGAAACTTCGTATGGATTAAATGCCTTTAATTGTAAGTCAACGGTTGTCGATGTATGTTCCCGATCTTCGTCGCTCAATCCAACTCCCCCATTCCTTCCATATCAATGCTACTCCAATTTCGGCGAACTGATAAGGTGCACTTCGGATGTCGGCCGATGTATGACCATCGTTTAGGTTTGCAAACATACAGTTTAGATTCAGTAATATATTTTTCAATCTGGAATATCCCGACCTAAAATATTTGACACGATGAACGTGCGAATTCTCAAGCGTATACGCGAGCGGCAGATTAGACATCTTTAAGTCAATGAAGGAGGGATTTATTTGGTGTGGATGATTGCTATTGGGTTGTACGTATTGAACACACTCTTTATGTTAATTGTGGCCGTCCGAGAAGCACGCCGACCTGCATTGGCACTAAACTATCTAACCGTTCGTCTCGTTTTACCTGTCATCGGTTCCGTACTCTACCTCATTAGTTCCCGCCCTAAGCGCATTCGTGGTGAAAGATTGACCTCTCCAAACAATGAGTCGGATACGTTGCCAGATTCATTCAGCCGCACAGCTTTCGTAATCGCTCACGGTTTACGGCACTTTACAGTGAGTGGACTGCAAAACAGCCAAGTACAGGTACTTACAAATGGCACTGAGACATATGATAAACTGATCGAATGCTTAAAGAACGCGCAAAGAACGATTGGTCTCGAATATTACATATTCCGGAACGACCGAATTGGAAGTCGAATTACAGAACTTCTGATTGAACGGGCAAAAGCTGGTGTGCAGGTCCGTTTGATAAGAGATGGTTGGGCGAGTCGAAGATTTCCACGGAGTCAAATCAATCGAATGATGGATGCAGGAATTGAGTGCCGGACGATTTTTCCCCTTCGTTTCCCGCGGTTCATGTCCACTTTGAATTACAGAGACCATTGCAAGATCGTCGTGATCGACGGAGAGGAAGCTTTTACCGGTGGAATAAACGTCGGGGATGAGTATCTTGGATTGGATCCGAAGATAGGATTCTGGCGCGATACCCACCTACAAATCGTAGGTAAAGCACAGGCCGACTTGCAGGTTATCTTCGATGCTCACTGGAAGATTGCTTCACCAGAGCGAACGTCAACGGGAATACTCCATAAAGAAAATGGCAATTTGTTGGATACCACTTCGGATGCAACATCGAAGAAAATCCCAACGCTCGATAGTCCTGCTCTTTCAGGGTTGTTAGCTGAATTGGGGTCAGAGTTAGGCACGATGGATGCTAGTGACAGAGCCCCGAGAAAACAGGTGTTACGTGAAGCGTACGTGCAGACATTGGAGGGTAATCCTTTGATCCCGACTCCAGTTATCCGTCAGGCGTACTTTAGCTGTATCACGCAAGCGGATAAGACGATTGACATCACTACCCCATACTTTGTCCCAGATGCAGATATCATCATTGCGATAAAGATGGCCGTTGCACGTGGCGTACGCGTAAGATTACTGGTTCCGCACCGCGTGATACCCGGAGTAGTAGGTCCTGCAAGCCGTACCTACTACGGAGAACTTTTAGAGGCCGGAGTCTATATTTACCTGTACGACAAAGGTATGTTGCATGCGAAAGTGATGGTCATCGATGGCGAGGTTGCCGAAGTAGGTGCTGCCAACTACGATATGAGAAGTTTTCGCCTGGATTACGAAGTCTGCGAATTCATTTATAGTGTCGACGTGGCACGCGATCTCACGATTCAATTCGAGCGCGATCTCACCGATTCTATACCACTACGCATCGAGGATTTGCAGAAACGCTCCGTTCCGCAACGCATTTTGGACCAAGGTGCACGCTTACTTGCCCCGTTGTTATAGGATATAGATTTCACGATTAGATGACAAACATCCGTCACAAAGTTTGACGGTAAAAACCCTCGGTAAAGTTAGATACGGAACTGCATGTCTTGTCACAATTCCCTTTTGGAGGGTCCGTACTTTCCGTGACTGGCGTTTTTAAATTTATGCC
This is a stretch of genomic DNA from Alicyclobacillus dauci. It encodes these proteins:
- a CDS encoding ABC transporter ATP-binding protein — protein: MLDIQMDSKKTGGIQVSHVDRMFGKKLVLHDISLEVENAEIFGLLGPSGSGKTTLVKLIAGIDQATRGTIVVKGVQMPRRTMLQNIGYMAQSDALYGELTARENLDFFASLFGLSGKEKKHRMEEVMELVNLTDSMKKLVSAYSGGMKRRLSLAIAVLHRPDVLILDEPTVGIDPVLRMAIWDEFRTMSEQGTTIIVTTHVMDEADKCHRLGMIRDGRLMAVGTPDELKANTHSSTVEEAFLVYGGAQQ
- a CDS encoding TetR/AcrR family transcriptional regulator, coding for MADEMEQWLSSLLRLNDEEEKMTDKQIKIIQAAVEIFAEKGYSATSTSEIAQKAGVAEGTIFRHYKTKKDLLISIVTPIMSKLVAPFVLRDFHKVLESEYEHFEDFLRAVMRNRLEFGMKNAPIIKIMLHEIPFHPELQSQFREQIVPKVAQRLERIVEHFQANGELIDMPPMTVMRMGASVIIGYILTRCIINPENSWNDEEEIERAVQFIMHGLTPVRG
- a CDS encoding ABC transporter permease yields the protein MRVRALVIRICRQFLHDKRTLALMFAAPLLILTLVSLVFNGSTVHPKIGLVDVPTAMTQRLSQENVDLSTYSSATSALDALKKQTIDAYIDVHNGTPHVMLEGSDPTKNKTILLDIQKVAQSTTGLENRQIQPDVAYLYGSANMSTFDNFGPVLIGFFAFFFVFLIAGISFLKERTTGTLERLVATPIKRFEIVLGYVVGFGIFTTIQAVLIAWFSVDVLGMMMAGGLINLLLTTFLLSMTALTFGVFLSSFANSEFQMIQFIPIVIVPQVFFSGLFNIDTMAPWLRWLSKIMPLHYGADAMRNVMIRGKGFTDIAVDLAVLLGLSIVFMILNVVTLRKYRKV
- a CDS encoding WD40/YVTN/BNR-like repeat-containing protein encodes the protein MKYEDIKSALQNGNRASLSPDRKAAMREKLRAQMAVEQTRVMTPRKRRRRLSPYLYTAAGIIVAAGVAGKMITNPQLKNTAQSASGYGTSASSAAASSGTKSATKQGTSQASHTDAYSAQNSAATSADDASVKLTYITMDSTSSGWAVDSRGRLLHSVDNGHTWENVTPQGVQLSLDRSSGGTSVVADWQKSVAGFSPKDDSGTIYTTHNSGQTWTKGHVAVSTDSRVEQIQFVNTDTGFAVVQANLVASGQFELWRTDDGGSTWKRIFASDDGAHVQASVNIHRNDLVSFSSPTNGWRLAQGTKTQQLTVQRTIDGGRTWHVWRGTLPVPKQLQAGTAELDVLPIFWGPNGIWPVEYRMPGKSGSAYVEVYKTTDGGSSWQATTPLANPGGSDLYFATPSLGFLVEHTTNRMERTVDGGESWTTIPTAENLARLSTLTFTDANHGYAIVVPQPGNNGALLETHDGGRTWQNAQPWLQAPRNNQK
- a CDS encoding phospholipase D-like domain-containing protein, with the translated sequence MVWMIAIGLYVLNTLFMLIVAVREARRPALALNYLTVRLVLPVIGSVLYLISSRPKRIRGERLTSPNNESDTLPDSFSRTAFVIAHGLRHFTVSGLQNSQVQVLTNGTETYDKLIECLKNAQRTIGLEYYIFRNDRIGSRITELLIERAKAGVQVRLIRDGWASRRFPRSQINRMMDAGIECRTIFPLRFPRFMSTLNYRDHCKIVVIDGEEAFTGGINVGDEYLGLDPKIGFWRDTHLQIVGKAQADLQVIFDAHWKIASPERTSTGILHKENGNLLDTTSDATSKKIPTLDSPALSGLLAELGSELGTMDASDRAPRKQVLREAYVQTLEGNPLIPTPVIRQAYFSCITQADKTIDITTPYFVPDADIIIAIKMAVARGVRVRLLVPHRVIPGVVGPASRTYYGELLEAGVYIYLYDKGMLHAKVMVIDGEVAEVGAANYDMRSFRLDYEVCEFIYSVDVARDLTIQFERDLTDSIPLRIEDLQKRSVPQRILDQGARLLAPLL
- a CDS encoding MFS transporter, whose amino-acid sequence is MHKRSIETGFWFLTFADGISTLGNQAGWMACLWSAVAQNHGVEWASVLSIGFGVSTAAANWFIGSLLDRMPAKLGIAVANGVLALIWTVLAVLLLVHSPVWLWLVLLILAGLLAPFTELGWMVLMPSLVRDESLERANSVSEIVFQGAALGGPVIGSLLIRSVGSPGALFLDALTFCMAGVVMACLPEPEVQNAGVDRGAEQVSHSRSNWFQDALVGAKWLVRQPVVLGITGLAFLLNFGFGLLDVSFPMLVQRELQGPATWLGDLLGLNALGMVIGAAIYGWWGHLYRSRKLPMLLVVGWALCLTPFLVSQSIVVLCAGTGLAGLVFGAFPPLARSTVQRLVPKEYHGSVFGLRATAISLFVPLGGFAAGSLTLSLHLTPAHLIGWMAVASVVIVVAVVLSLSRWNRVGYN
- a CDS encoding DUF2268 domain-containing putative Zn-dependent protease (predicted Zn-dependent protease with a strongly conserved HExxH motif), whose product is MIEWKWLYRDSISALRTSSRKNWFDLFVRQYIHQHWDLLYSIHFKPKGYKEKADVLSRIKSVGYERYTQVASCIGGDLSEFERNLQRNTQGLLKRLNVSDTEQEIYVITGLDATNIYTTSYQNRSVTVLCLEAAGGRLSDLELLVSHECHHFARQAKVNHNIFEASIHERLVTEGLASCFSEEVQPGRPVHEYCYVPETTVEWVVQNSDRIQEILAQLPESEAMNLLFSRRPTSVLVEEVPSRTGYVYGYQLVKHFLEESGITAQSAADVPWMDVFPSYRAPFSACVSH
- a CDS encoding thiol-disulfide oxidoreductase DCC family protein yields the protein MTHGEVILFDGVCNLCNSAVQFIIPRDPKKRFRFAALQSDVGKALVNSVGLRRDSMILDSVMLIKGGKVYVKSSAALHITRGLHGLWPLAYALIIVPRSIRDAVYDYVARNRYRWFGRRDACMVPTADNRDRFIGISDVE
- a CDS encoding thioredoxin family protein; translation: MTINLRHKFGQGLSPQEFVDKMTKNQEQFQSWYNQFSWPDSSLRGFFEGAHTDNLRCTIIAADWCGDVVRNVPAIFRLMETANIPTEVLVMEEHLDVMDEFLTMGGRSIPVVLFVSAQGDVVGRWGPRPQYVQEPMVAFKSANTDKNAPDYEENLKAARQEIMRRYGEGTGYQKLIAEEIKEILERI